In Cryptomeria japonica chromosome 10, Sugi_1.0, whole genome shotgun sequence, a genomic segment contains:
- the LOC131045540 gene encoding disease resistance protein RPV1-like produces MCGRRSSSSSYLVVWNWVQSPLLFFSVATLNMEEFQMKEYTPPTTKIPFRSDKKYHVFLSFRGKDVRNTLVDRLFEALTAAGLHVFLDSDKLEKGEIIGLSLERAIESSAIRIPIFSRGYAESSWCLKEAATMVNTQGLIIPLFYDVNPTHVRHPQGSSSPYDKSFQKHYSHSDRCQREDIEWWKYGLQQICPCLKLYGHSVRHPSKEIDGWKNALKEICSRSGWSMDITGGFEAQLVKTVVNDVIKTLGRVPLEVAKHPLGLESVTEDLIQKFNLNSEGRVVKSGILGIGGIGKTTLAKALFNQVYAHFEAASFVFNVRATAADSISLTKLQRKILKDLCMYSGKVSSVDEGISLFRDRLGRKSVLIILDDVDAIEQSNALVGDWLAPGSRVIITSRNKHILSVAGVPSECIHEMSGLHINEALQLFSWHAFLRASPNTTREDMSKRIVEACKGHPLSLEVIGAFLYDKQNDRGCWLEAFHNITLHPDIHERLKISYSALRKEEKEIFLDIACFFIGERKTYPIIFWKSLYKMVFTAISNLSLKLLIKIDDKGVFDMHDHLRDMGRTIAENEGTRLWDAVHLSMGLSNNINFSRLRLNGGNSQRLETLFRPGFQFLHLKNLLIDGITEDTPTMFPSSLIWLRLEKCRFAIHQPFRFSHVANILQLRLMQVHLDISNFFQYSLSDILGKLSQLQHLDLSRCTNLTKLLAIIGNLSQLHHLNLRSCTKLNNLSEVIGKLSQLQHLDLSGCVYLNNLPDTIGNLSQLQHLDLSGCDYLNLPDTIGDLSDLHHLYLSGCEYLKNLPNTFGNLSQLQHLYLSGCVYLNNLPDTIGNLSQLQHLDLSGCEYLNSLPDTTGNLSQLQHLDLIIYTKLNNLPHTIGNLLELQHLDLSRCTNFSNLPHTIGNVSQLQHLNLSRCTKLNHLPDIIGNLSQLQHLDLNMCRKLNNMPDTIGNLSQLHHLDLNGCEHLNNLPDTIGNLSQLPHLELTWCIKLNDLPDTIGGLTLLQHLDLNQCRNLNNLPDSIGNLSQLRHLDLKGCRKLNNLPDMIGNL; encoded by the exons ATGTGTGGTAGGAGATCGAGTTCCAGCTCATACCTAGTTGTTTGGAATTGGGTTCAATCCCCTCTGCTATTCTTTTCAGTTGCAACTCTTAACATGGAAGAATTCCAGATGAAAGAATACACACCTCCCACAACCAAAATTCCATTCCGAAGCGATAAGAAATATCATGTGTTTCTTAGTTTCAGGGGAAAAGATGTGAGGAATACTCTGGTTGATCGTCTCTTTGAAGCTCTCACTGCTGCAGGACTGCATGTCTTTTTAGACAGCGATAAATTGGAAAAGGGAGAAATAATTGGGTTGAGCTTGGAAAGAGCAATCGAGAGCAGTGCCATTCGCATTCCTATATTTTCCAGAGGCTATGCAGAGTCCTCATGGTGTCTGAAGGAGGCTGCGACAATGGTGAACACCCAGGGCCTGATCATTCCTCTCTTTTATGACGTGAATCCAACTCACGTTAGACATCCTCAAGGGAGCTCCAGTCCGTATGATAAGTCATTTCAAAAACATTATAGCCATTCAGATCGATGCCAAAGAGAAGATATTGAGTGGTGGAAGTATGGGCTTCAACAAATTTGCCCATGTCTAAAACTGTATGGGCATTCCGTTCGACACCCAAGCAAAGAGATTGACGGATGGAAGAATGCCCTCAAAGAGATTTGTTCGCGTTCAGGATGGTCCATGGATATAACTGGAGG CTTCGAAGCTCAGCTAGTGAAGACGGTGGTAAATGACGTGATTAAGACGTTAGGCAGAGTGCCGTTAGAAGTTGCCAAGCACCCTCTTGGACTGGAAAGTGTGACTGAGGATCTCATCCAGAAATTCAACCTAAATTCAGAGGGACGTGTAGTTAAATCTGGAATATTGGGTATTGGTGGTATTGGAAAAACCACACTTGCCAAGGCCCTGTTCAACCAAGTTTATGCTCATTTTGAAGCTGCTTCATTTGTATTTAATGTCCGGGCCACTGCTGCAGACTCCATAAGCCTAACAAAATTGCAGAGAAAAATCCTTAAAGATTTATGCATGTATAGTGGAAAAGTGTCCAGTGTTGATGAGGGTATATCTTTGTTCAGAGATCGCTTGGGACGAAAAAGTGTGCTTATCATTTTAGATGATGTGGATGCTATTGAGCAATCAAATGCTTTGGTTGGGGATTGGCTAGCTCCTGGTAGTAGAGTTATTATTACTTCTAGAAATAAGCACATTCTCAGTGTTGCGGGGGTCCCATCTGAATGCATCCATGAAATGAGTGGATTGCACATAAATGAAGCTCTCCAATTATTTAGTTGGCATGCTTTTCTCAGAGCATCTCCAAATACCACTCGTGAGGATATGTCCAAAAGAATAGTGGAAGCTTGTAAGGGGCATCCTCTTTCACTGGAAGTAATTGGAGCCTTTTTGTATGATAAGCAGAATGACCGAGGCTGCTGGTTGGAAGCCTTTCACAACATTACTCTCCACCCAGACATTCATGAAAGACTCAAAATCAGTTACAGTGCTCTTCGTAAAGAGGAAAAAGAAATATTTCTCGACATCGCTTGCTTCTTCATTGGAGAACGCAAAACATATCCCATTATTTTCTGGAAATCTTTGTACAAGATGGTATTCACAGCTATATCTAATCTTTCCCTGAAGTTGCTGATAAAGATTGACGACAAAGGTGTATTTGATATGCATGACCATTTGCGGGATATGGGGCGAACCATTGCTGAAAATGAGGGTACTCGGCTATGGGATGCAGTTCATTTAAGCATGGGACTATCCAATAACATCAATTTCTCTCGCCTTCGACTAAATGGAGGTAATTCGCAAAGGCTTGAAACGTTGTTCAGACCTGGTTTTCAATTTCTTCACTTGAAGAATCTGCTCATTGATGGCATCACGGAAGACACGCCAACCATGTTTCCTTCAAGCTTGATATGGTTAAGGTTGGAAAAGTGTAGGTTTGCAATACATCAGCCATTTCGTTTCAGTCATGTGGCGAACATTTTGCAATTGAGGCTAATGCAAGTACACCTTGATATTTccaacttcttccaatattcacTTTCTGACATTCTTGGCAAACTGTCACAGCTGCAGCATTTAGATTTGAGTAGATGTACAAATTTAACCAAGCTCCTTGCTATTATTGGCAACTTATCACAGCTGCATCATTTAAATTTGAGATCGTGTACAAAATTAAATAACCTCTCTGAGGTCATTGGCAAACTATCACAGCTGCAGCATTTAGATTTGAGTGGGTGTGTATATTTAAATAATCTTCCTGATACAATTGGTAATTTATCACAGTTGCAGCATTTAGACTTGAGTGGGTGTGATTATTTAAACCTCCCTGATACCATTGGCGATCTATCAGATTTGCATCATTTATACTTGAGTGGATGTGAATATTTAAAGAACCTTCCTAATACCTTTGGCAACCTATCACAACTGCAGCATTTATATTTGAGTGGGTGTGTATATTTAAATAACCTTCCTGATACCATAGGCAACCTATCACAGCTGCAACATTTAGACTTGAGTGGTTGTGAATATTTAAATAGCCTCCCTGATACCACTGGCAACCTATCACAGCTGCAGCATTTAGACTTGATTATTTATACAAAATTAAATAACCTTCCTCATACCATTGGCAATCTATTGGAGCTCCAACATTTGGACTTGAGTAGATGTACAAATTTCAGTAACCTCCCTCATACCATTGGAAATGTATCACAATTGCAGCATTTAAACTTAAGTAGGTGTACAAAATTGAATCACCTCCCTGATATTATTGGCAATCTATCACAATTGCAACATTTAGACTTGAATATGTGTAGAAAATTAAATAACATGCCTGATACCATTGGCAACCTATCACAGCTACATCATTTAGACTTGAATGGGTGTGAACATTTGAATAATCTTCCTGATACCATTGGTAACCTATCACAGTTGCCTCATTTAGAGTTGACATGGTGTATAAAATTAAATGATCTCCCTGATACTATTGGTGGCTTAACACTGCTACAACATCTAGACTTGAATCAGTGTAGAAATTTAAATAACCTCCCTGATAGCATTGGCAACCTATCACAGCTACGAcatttagatttgaaaggatgtagGAAGTTAAATAATCTCCCTGATATGATTGGAAATCTATGA